The Candidatus Eisenbacteria bacterium nucleotide sequence CCCAGAATCAACTGCGCCGTCACGACATCCCCGGGCGTGATGACGGCGGTCAGGATGAAGGCGCCGATCAGCGCGTAGCGCCACTGCTTGAGCAACATGCCCGGAGTGACGAGGCCGAGGGCGGTGAGCGTCATGGTGACCACCGGCAGCTGGGCGATCACGCCGCACGCGATCGCCACGTTGTAGAAGAAGCCGAGCAGGTCGCTGACTCGAATCTGCATCAGCATGCCGGGTACCGTGAAGCCCGCCAGCACCCGCACGATCATCGGCACGACATAGTAGTAGGCGGCCGCCAGGCCACCCGCGAACAGCAGCATGCTGACGAGCGCCAGCGGCAGGATCATGCCGCGCTCGCGCTTGAGCAGCCCCGGCACCACGAACGCCCAGATGCGGTAGAAGATGAAGGGGCCGGTGAGCAGCGCTCCGATCAACAGAGCGAGCTTGAAGCGCTCGTTGAATGCCTCGAGCGGCGACAGCACGTAGGCGGTTCCGACCGTGCGTGCGATCAGATCCTCGAGCACCCGCGGCGACAGCAGCCACCCTCCGATCGCGCCGAGCGCGGTTGCGATCACGACGTGCAGCAGCACGCCGCGCAGCGCGTCGAGGTGCTCGAGAAACGTCATCTCGGCTCGGGCGGTCGGAGCACCGGGCAGGCGGTGCGGACTCTCGATCGGCTCGTCGTGCGAATCGTCCACGAGCCGGCTCACGAAGCCTCGAGGGACGGCAGTTCGAGATCGCCCGCGAACACCGGAATCTCGATTCCGCTCTCGAGCCGCAGGACGAGTGCACCCTCGGGGTTGAGGTCGCGCGCGATGCCGGACAGCTCACCACCTGCGGTGCGCACCACGACGGGCTGGCCCCAGAATCCCGCTCGCGCGCGCCATGCCTCGAGCACCGCCTCGCGGCTTCCTTCCTGCAGCTCGTACCACAGCGGTTCGAGCGCGTTCAGAAACCCGGCGGCCACCGCCTCACGGGTGGTGTCGCAACCCTCGATCGCCAGCGAGGTGCTGCGCTCGCGGATCGCCTCCGGGAAGTCCTCGGGGCGCTCGCCGACGTTCACGCCGACTCCGATCACCGCGGCTTCGATGGTGCTGTCGGGATTGCGCGCGCCGGGAAGTCGCCGACTCTCGGCCAGGATTCCGGACAGCTTGCGTCCGCGCACGAGCAGGTCGTTCGGCCACTTGAGATCGGCGCGCAGTCCGAGCGGTTCGAGCGCACGCGCGAGCGCGAGCCCGGCCACCAGCGAGATCACGCCGAACGAACGACGATCGCAACCCTGGTGCAGCAACACCGAGAGTGCGAGTCCCTTGCCGGGCGCCATGTGCCAGCGCCGACCTTCGCGGCCGCGCCCCTGCGACTGCGCTTCGGCCACCACGGTGGCGCCGTCGGGCAGCCCCTGCGCGAGCGCCTCCCAGGCGAGATCGTTGGTCGAGCCGGCCTGATCGCGC carries:
- a CDS encoding biotin--[acetyl-CoA-carboxylase] ligase; this translates as MSDFDRAAFDAALRTRRLGRSLLVRDQAGSTNDLAWEALAQGLPDGATVVAEAQSQGRGREGRRWHMAPGKGLALSVLLHQGCDRRSFGVISLVAGLALARALEPLGLRADLKWPNDLLVRGRKLSGILAESRRLPGARNPDSTIEAAVIGVGVNVGERPEDFPEAIRERSTSLAIEGCDTTREAVAAGFLNALEPLWYELQEGSREAVLEAWRARAGFWGQPVVVRTAGGELSGIARDLNPEGALVLRLESGIEIPVFAGDLELPSLEAS
- the tatC gene encoding twin-arginine translocase subunit TatC, yielding MSRLVDDSHDEPIESPHRLPGAPTARAEMTFLEHLDALRGVLLHVVIATALGAIGGWLLSPRVLEDLIARTVGTAYVLSPLEAFNERFKLALLIGALLTGPFIFYRIWAFVVPGLLKRERGMILPLALVSMLLFAGGLAAAYYYVVPMIVRVLAGFTVPGMLMQIRVSDLLGFFYNVAIACGVIAQLPVVTMTLTALGLVTPGMLLKQWRYALIGAFILTAVITPGDVVTAQLILGGPMAALYFVSVGLSWFVARRRRPEPDPEEV